A single region of the Anopheles funestus chromosome X, idAnoFuneDA-416_04, whole genome shotgun sequence genome encodes:
- the LOC125770561 gene encoding facilitated trehalose transporter Tret1-2 homolog isoform X1: MSDAEEREPLITPAIPSNRSGYGTGENARDAMSKFVVNNVAGESGRKLPQYIAGLAASGGALAAGTFLGWTAPTDKPLTEQGEYGFPISDEQFSWIGSISNLGAALMCFPIGYMMKMIGRKWSMLAMVLPLVLGWLLIIFAENVGMMMVGRFFLGVGGGAFCVAAPTYTAEIAQPSIRGTLGTFFQLMVTVGILFVYAVGSGVDVQVLSIICGVIPLAFGAIFFFMPESPYYFVEKGRYSEASSSLKWLRGAQYDEAAEIEDLKQADEKVKSEAIPMLVAFREKATIRALIISLGLMFFQQLSGINAVIFYNSAIFASANGGKEMSSASIIVGGIQVVATLVASAVVDKVGRRILLLVSDLMMAVSTILLAVYFQLKQDDPAKVDDLSWLAVMSVCLFIAMFSIGYGPVPWLMVGELFANNVKAFASPVAGVFNWLLAFLVTKVFTNLKDAMGEAGVFWLFSGISLLGTVFVFVMVPETKGKSLSDIQRLLAGEKLSTEQVSAEAREEERDPQVA, encoded by the exons ATGTCGGACGCGGAAGAAAGGGAACCACTGATAACGCCAGCCATACCGTCAAATCGGTCCGGCTATGGGACCGGTGAAAAT GCGCGCGACGCAATGTCAAAGTTTGTGGTGAACAATGTGGCGGGTGAATCGGGTCGCAAGCTGCCACAGTATATTGCCGGTTTGGCTGCATCCGGCGGTGCACTGGCTGCTGGTACATTTCTTGGCTGGACGGCACCAACCGACAAACCGCTAACCGAGCAGGGCGAGTATGGGTTCCCGATCTCGGACGAACAGTTCTCGTGGATCGGTTCAATCTCGAACCTGGGCGCAGCCTTGATGTGTTTCCCGATCGGCTACATGATGAAAATGATTGGCCGCAAATGGTCGATGCTGGCGATGGTGTTACCGCTCGTGCTGGGCTGGCTGCTGATTATCTTCGCGGAAAATGTCGGCATGATGATGGTGGGACGGTTTTTCCTCGGTGTCGGTGGTGGTGCGTTCTGTGTTGCGGCACCCACGTACACGGCGGAAATTGCCCAACCGTCCATTCGCGGGACGCTCGGTACATTCTTCCAGCTGATGGTAACGGTTGGCATCCTGTTCGTGTATGCGGTCGGGTCCGGTGTGGATGTGCAGGTGCTCAGCATTATCTGCGGTGTGATACCGCTCGCGTTCGGGGCTATCTTTTTCTTCATGCCGGAAAGCCCGTACTATTTC GTGGAAAAGGGCCGCTACAGTGAAGCATCAAGCTCGCTAAAATGGCTCCGTGGCGCACAGTACGATGAGGCAGCAGAGATAGAGGATTTGAAGCAGGCGGACGAAAAAGTGAAGTCGGAAGCAATCCCGATGCTGGTCGCGTTCCGCGAGAAGGCAACGATCCGCGCACTGATTATTTCGCTCGGGCTAATGTTTTTTCAGCAGCTGTCCGGTATCAATGCGGTGATTTTCTACAATTCGGCCATTTTTGCCAGTGCCAACGGTGGCAAGGAGATGAGCTCGGCATCGATCATTGTTGGTGGCATTCAGGTGGTGGCCACCCTGGTGGCGTCTGCCGTGGTGGACAAGGTTGGCCGACGTATACTGCTGCTCGTGTCCGATCTGATGATGGCCGTTTCGACGATTCTGCTAGCGGTTTACTTCCAGCTGAAGCAGGACGATCCGGCCAAGGTGGACGATCTGAGCTGGTTGGCTGTGATGTCCGTCTGTCTGTTTATTGCGATGTTCTCGATCGGTTACGGTCCTGTTCCGTGGCTTATGGTGGGTGAACTGTTTGCCAACAATGTGAAAGCATTCGCCAGTCCGGTGGCGGGTGTATTTAATTGGCTGCTTGCCTTCCTGGTGACGAAAGTGTTTACCAACCTGAAGGATGCGATGGGTGAGGCTGGTGTGTTTTGGCTATTCTCGGGCATTTCACTGCTCGGTACGGTGTTCGTGTTTGTGATGGTACCGGAAACGAAGGGTAAATCGTTGAGCGACATTCAACGGTTACTGGCCGGCGAGAAGCTAAGCACGGAGCAGGTTAGCGCGGAAGCCCGGGAAGAGGAACGGGACCCACAGGTAGCATAA
- the LOC125771811 gene encoding zinc carboxypeptidase-like, with protein MEAFRWVFVCAILFAFATAAGADLARYDHFRLYRVLIRTQEQVEMLQQLEEQSDSYAFMGHARQPNQNLTIMVAPHKIAEITELLDRYELQGTILLYNMQDLIDQEQSTIKPKNTQPEDFSWHFYHHLDTINAWLRLQVSRHSQLELIELSASYENQPLYGVKLVKDPANSAVFVECGIHAREWISPASCTFVLNELLTSDRAEVRQLADSFNWIIFPVVNPDGYRYTFEGDRLWRKNTKPYGLCRGVDLNRNFASDWNGPGASADPCRYDFAGGSEASEPETQALVRFLEENVSKLRIRTYFSIHSFSQLVMFPYGYKTDRVPNYDDLVAIGRKGADAIERTHGKKYVSGAMIETIYPSSGDSVDWVYSALGIPVAYTFELRGPPDSTNMFVLPAVEIIPTAEELLAAFVAMLGEATQLGYYSNDSDRQEL; from the exons ATGGAAGCTTTTcggtgggtttttgtgtgtgcgataCTTTTCGCATTTGCTACGGCTGCCGGTGCAGATCTAGCCCGATATGATCATTTCCGGCTGTATCGGGTCCTTATCCGGACACAGGAACAGGTGGAAATGTTGCAGCAGCTTGAGGAGCAAAGTGATAGCTATGCTTTTATGGGTCACGCCAGACAGCCAAATCAAAACTTAACCATTATGGTTGCACCGCATAAAATTGCTGAAATAACGGAGTTGCTGGATAGGTACGAGCTACAGGGTACGATACTG CTCTACAATATGCAAGACCTCATCGATCAGGAACAGTCCACAATTAAACCGAAAAACACTCAACCGGAAGATTTTAGCTGGCATTTTTACCACCATCTGGACACGATCAATGCATGGTTGCGGTTACAAGTATCGCGCCATTCCCAGCTGGAGCTAATCGAGCTAAGTGCGAGTTACGAAAATCAACCACTTTACGGTGTGAAGCTGGTAAAAGATCCTGCAAACAGTGCCGTCTTTGTTGAGTGTGGTATACATGCGCGTGAATGGATCTCGCCGGCCAGCTGTACGTTTGTGCTGAACGAGCTACTCACGTCCGACCGGGCGGAAGTACGACAGCTGGCGGACAGTTTCAACTGGATCATCTTTCCGGTCGTCAATCCGGACGGGTACCGGTACACGTTCGAGGGTGATCGGTTGTGGcgcaaaaacaccaaaccgtACGGTCTTTGCCGTGGTGTGGATCTGAACCGTAACTTTGCGAGTGATTGGAACGGACCGGGAGCGAGTGCGGATCCGTGCCGGTACGATTTTGCCGGTGGCAGTGAAGCGAGCGAACCGGAAACGCAAGCATTGGTCCGCTTTCTCGAGGAGAACGTATCGAAACTGCGCATCCGAACGTACTTTTCGATTCATTCCTTCTCGCAGCTGGTTATGTTTCCGTACGGCTATAAGACGGATCGGGTGCCCAACTATGACGATTTGGTCGCGATCGGACGGAAGGGTGCGGATGCGATCGAGCGCACTCATGGCAAAAAGTATGTGTCCGGTGCGATGATTGAAACGATCTACCCATCTTCAGGGGACAGTGTGGATTGGGTGTACAGTGCGCTCGGTATACCGGTTGCGTACACGTTCGAGCTGCGAGGACCACCGGACAGCACGAACATGTTTGTACTCCCGGCGGTGGAAATCATCCCAACCGCTGAGGAACTGTTGGCCGCCTTCGTAGCAATGCTGGGAGAAGCCACACAGCTAGGATATTACTCGAACGATTCGGACCGGCAAGAACTTTAA
- the LOC125771449 gene encoding zinc carboxypeptidase-like isoform X1 — MSGKTVPIHFVLLALIAFVLPIEGDVAGDSAARYDHYRLYRVELDTEDHVELFQQLEAKSDSCTFYGHARQPGQQLTIMVSASKVADFEDLLALHAVNGRLLVRNMQQLIDREATTVKPITTDPVELDWQHYYQLETIYAWMDMLSRRYPEFVSIVEIGKSYEGRPIKGVKLSRRPDNKAIVVEGGIHAREWISPATATFLLHELITSEDPTVREIGTAYDWYFFPIVNPDGYRFTFTGDRLWRKNRKPYGLCRGVDLNRNFDSNWGGTGSSDDPCSYDFSGSDAFSEPESIALADFLRANIGPARIRTYIALHSYSQLLMFPYGHTAEKIPNYDDLQLITDRAIEALTAVNGTVYRGGSKHETIYPSSGGSIDWAYRPGGVPVSLTFELRGPPDSTDMFILPADQILPVGRETLAAFVAIVREAARLGYYDDSVKVIGAK; from the coding sequence ATGTCTGGTAAAACAGTTCCCATTCACTTTGTGCTGCTTGCTTTAATTGCTTTTGTTCTACCGATTGAAGGTGATGTAGCTGGGGATAGTGCCGCACGGTACGATCACTACCGGTTGTATCGTGTCGAGCTCGACACGGAGGATCATGTGGAGCTTTTTCAACAGCTGGAAGCAAAGAGTGATAGTTGCACGTTCTATGGACATGCACGGCAACCCGGCCAACAGCTCACGATAATGGTGTCCGCCAGCAAGGTGGCCGATTTTGAGGATCTTCTCGCGCTGCACGCAGTAAATGGCCGGTTGCTGGTACGCAACATGCAGCAGTTGATAGATCGTGAAGCGACCACGGTAAAACCGATCACAACGGATCCGGTCGAGTTGGATTGGCAGCATTACTATCAGCTGGAAACGATTTACGCATGGATGGATATGCTTTCGCGCCGATATCCTGAGTTTGTAAGCATAGTTGAAATTGGCAAGAGCTACGAAGGTCGCCCCATCAAGGGTGTAAAGCTTTCGCGCCGTCCGGACAATAAAGCGATCGTGGTGGAAGGTGGAATACATGCGCGGGAGTGGATTTCACCGGCAACTGCAACGTTTCTGCTGCACGAGCTAATCACGTCGGAGGATCCAACCGTACGGGAGATCGGTACCGCGTACGATTGGTATTTCTTCCCGATCGTCAACCCGGACGGTTATCGGTTTACCTTTACTGGGGATCGGCTTTGGCGTAAGAATCGCAAGCCGTACGGGCTGTGCCGGGGTGTCGATTTGAACCGTAACTTCGACAGCAACTGGGGCGGTACCGGGTCGAGTGACGATCCGTGCAGTTACGACTTTTCCGGCAGTGACGCATTCTCCGAACCGGAATCGATTGCGCTTGCGGATTTTCTGCGTGCAAACATTGGACCAGCCCGCATCCGGACGTACATTGCACTGCATTCGTACTCGCAGCTGCTCATGTTCCCGTACGGTCACACCGCGGAAAAGATCCCGAACTATGACGATCTGCAGCTGATCACGGATCGAGCGATCGAGGCACTGACGGCCGTGAACGGGACAGTGTACCGGGGCGGTAGTAAGCACGAAACCATCTACCCGTCCAGCGGTGGTTCGATCGATTGGGCGTACCGGCCCGGCGGCGTACCCGTGTCCCTGACGTTCGAGCTACGCGGACCACCGGACTCGACCGACATGTTCATCCTGCCGGCGGACCAGATACTGCCGGTCGGTCGGGAAACGCTCGCTGCCTTTGTAGCGATTGTGCGTGAAGCGGCACGGCTCGGTTACTACGACGACAGCGTGAAGGTGATTGgagcgaaataa
- the LOC125770561 gene encoding facilitated trehalose transporter Tret1 isoform X3, translated as MSKFVVNNVAGESGRKLPQYIAGLAASGGALAAGTFLGWTAPTDKPLTEQGEYGFPISDEQFSWIGSISNLGAALMCFPIGYMMKMIGRKWSMLAMVLPLVLGWLLIIFAENVGMMMVGRFFLGVGGGAFCVAAPTYTAEIAQPSIRGTLGTFFQLMVTVGILFVYAVGSGVDVQVLSIICGVIPLAFGAIFFFMPESPYYFVEKGRYSEASSSLKWLRGAQYDEAAEIEDLKQADEKVKSEAIPMLVAFREKATIRALIISLGLMFFQQLSGINAVIFYNSAIFASANGGKEMSSASIIVGGIQVVATLVASAVVDKVGRRILLLVSDLMMAVSTILLAVYFQLKQDDPAKVDDLSWLAVMSVCLFIAMFSIGYGPVPWLMVGELFANNVKAFASPVAGVFNWLLAFLVTKVFTNLKDAMGEAGVFWLFSGISLLGTVFVFVMVPETKGKSLSDIQRLLAGEKLSTEQVSAEAREEERDPQVA; from the exons ATGTCAAAGTTTGTGGTGAACAATGTGGCGGGTGAATCGGGTCGCAAGCTGCCACAGTATATTGCCGGTTTGGCTGCATCCGGCGGTGCACTGGCTGCTGGTACATTTCTTGGCTGGACGGCACCAACCGACAAACCGCTAACCGAGCAGGGCGAGTATGGGTTCCCGATCTCGGACGAACAGTTCTCGTGGATCGGTTCAATCTCGAACCTGGGCGCAGCCTTGATGTGTTTCCCGATCGGCTACATGATGAAAATGATTGGCCGCAAATGGTCGATGCTGGCGATGGTGTTACCGCTCGTGCTGGGCTGGCTGCTGATTATCTTCGCGGAAAATGTCGGCATGATGATGGTGGGACGGTTTTTCCTCGGTGTCGGTGGTGGTGCGTTCTGTGTTGCGGCACCCACGTACACGGCGGAAATTGCCCAACCGTCCATTCGCGGGACGCTCGGTACATTCTTCCAGCTGATGGTAACGGTTGGCATCCTGTTCGTGTATGCGGTCGGGTCCGGTGTGGATGTGCAGGTGCTCAGCATTATCTGCGGTGTGATACCGCTCGCGTTCGGGGCTATCTTTTTCTTCATGCCGGAAAGCCCGTACTATTTC GTGGAAAAGGGCCGCTACAGTGAAGCATCAAGCTCGCTAAAATGGCTCCGTGGCGCACAGTACGATGAGGCAGCAGAGATAGAGGATTTGAAGCAGGCGGACGAAAAAGTGAAGTCGGAAGCAATCCCGATGCTGGTCGCGTTCCGCGAGAAGGCAACGATCCGCGCACTGATTATTTCGCTCGGGCTAATGTTTTTTCAGCAGCTGTCCGGTATCAATGCGGTGATTTTCTACAATTCGGCCATTTTTGCCAGTGCCAACGGTGGCAAGGAGATGAGCTCGGCATCGATCATTGTTGGTGGCATTCAGGTGGTGGCCACCCTGGTGGCGTCTGCCGTGGTGGACAAGGTTGGCCGACGTATACTGCTGCTCGTGTCCGATCTGATGATGGCCGTTTCGACGATTCTGCTAGCGGTTTACTTCCAGCTGAAGCAGGACGATCCGGCCAAGGTGGACGATCTGAGCTGGTTGGCTGTGATGTCCGTCTGTCTGTTTATTGCGATGTTCTCGATCGGTTACGGTCCTGTTCCGTGGCTTATGGTGGGTGAACTGTTTGCCAACAATGTGAAAGCATTCGCCAGTCCGGTGGCGGGTGTATTTAATTGGCTGCTTGCCTTCCTGGTGACGAAAGTGTTTACCAACCTGAAGGATGCGATGGGTGAGGCTGGTGTGTTTTGGCTATTCTCGGGCATTTCACTGCTCGGTACGGTGTTCGTGTTTGTGATGGTACCGGAAACGAAGGGTAAATCGTTGAGCGACATTCAACGGTTACTGGCCGGCGAGAAGCTAAGCACGGAGCAGGTTAGCGCGGAAGCCCGGGAAGAGGAACGGGACCCACAGGTAGCATAA
- the LOC125770561 gene encoding facilitated trehalose transporter Tret1 isoform X2 codes for MVQTVLKRARDAMSKFVVNNVAGESGRKLPQYIAGLAASGGALAAGTFLGWTAPTDKPLTEQGEYGFPISDEQFSWIGSISNLGAALMCFPIGYMMKMIGRKWSMLAMVLPLVLGWLLIIFAENVGMMMVGRFFLGVGGGAFCVAAPTYTAEIAQPSIRGTLGTFFQLMVTVGILFVYAVGSGVDVQVLSIICGVIPLAFGAIFFFMPESPYYFVEKGRYSEASSSLKWLRGAQYDEAAEIEDLKQADEKVKSEAIPMLVAFREKATIRALIISLGLMFFQQLSGINAVIFYNSAIFASANGGKEMSSASIIVGGIQVVATLVASAVVDKVGRRILLLVSDLMMAVSTILLAVYFQLKQDDPAKVDDLSWLAVMSVCLFIAMFSIGYGPVPWLMVGELFANNVKAFASPVAGVFNWLLAFLVTKVFTNLKDAMGEAGVFWLFSGISLLGTVFVFVMVPETKGKSLSDIQRLLAGEKLSTEQVSAEAREEERDPQVA; via the exons ATGGTACAGACGGTGCTGAAGCGG GCGCGCGACGCAATGTCAAAGTTTGTGGTGAACAATGTGGCGGGTGAATCGGGTCGCAAGCTGCCACAGTATATTGCCGGTTTGGCTGCATCCGGCGGTGCACTGGCTGCTGGTACATTTCTTGGCTGGACGGCACCAACCGACAAACCGCTAACCGAGCAGGGCGAGTATGGGTTCCCGATCTCGGACGAACAGTTCTCGTGGATCGGTTCAATCTCGAACCTGGGCGCAGCCTTGATGTGTTTCCCGATCGGCTACATGATGAAAATGATTGGCCGCAAATGGTCGATGCTGGCGATGGTGTTACCGCTCGTGCTGGGCTGGCTGCTGATTATCTTCGCGGAAAATGTCGGCATGATGATGGTGGGACGGTTTTTCCTCGGTGTCGGTGGTGGTGCGTTCTGTGTTGCGGCACCCACGTACACGGCGGAAATTGCCCAACCGTCCATTCGCGGGACGCTCGGTACATTCTTCCAGCTGATGGTAACGGTTGGCATCCTGTTCGTGTATGCGGTCGGGTCCGGTGTGGATGTGCAGGTGCTCAGCATTATCTGCGGTGTGATACCGCTCGCGTTCGGGGCTATCTTTTTCTTCATGCCGGAAAGCCCGTACTATTTC GTGGAAAAGGGCCGCTACAGTGAAGCATCAAGCTCGCTAAAATGGCTCCGTGGCGCACAGTACGATGAGGCAGCAGAGATAGAGGATTTGAAGCAGGCGGACGAAAAAGTGAAGTCGGAAGCAATCCCGATGCTGGTCGCGTTCCGCGAGAAGGCAACGATCCGCGCACTGATTATTTCGCTCGGGCTAATGTTTTTTCAGCAGCTGTCCGGTATCAATGCGGTGATTTTCTACAATTCGGCCATTTTTGCCAGTGCCAACGGTGGCAAGGAGATGAGCTCGGCATCGATCATTGTTGGTGGCATTCAGGTGGTGGCCACCCTGGTGGCGTCTGCCGTGGTGGACAAGGTTGGCCGACGTATACTGCTGCTCGTGTCCGATCTGATGATGGCCGTTTCGACGATTCTGCTAGCGGTTTACTTCCAGCTGAAGCAGGACGATCCGGCCAAGGTGGACGATCTGAGCTGGTTGGCTGTGATGTCCGTCTGTCTGTTTATTGCGATGTTCTCGATCGGTTACGGTCCTGTTCCGTGGCTTATGGTGGGTGAACTGTTTGCCAACAATGTGAAAGCATTCGCCAGTCCGGTGGCGGGTGTATTTAATTGGCTGCTTGCCTTCCTGGTGACGAAAGTGTTTACCAACCTGAAGGATGCGATGGGTGAGGCTGGTGTGTTTTGGCTATTCTCGGGCATTTCACTGCTCGGTACGGTGTTCGTGTTTGTGATGGTACCGGAAACGAAGGGTAAATCGTTGAGCGACATTCAACGGTTACTGGCCGGCGAGAAGCTAAGCACGGAGCAGGTTAGCGCGGAAGCCCGGGAAGAGGAACGGGACCCACAGGTAGCATAA
- the LOC125771449 gene encoding zinc carboxypeptidase-like isoform X2 has translation MSGDVAGDSAARYDHYRLYRVELDTEDHVELFQQLEAKSDSCTFYGHARQPGQQLTIMVSASKVADFEDLLALHAVNGRLLVRNMQQLIDREATTVKPITTDPVELDWQHYYQLETIYAWMDMLSRRYPEFVSIVEIGKSYEGRPIKGVKLSRRPDNKAIVVEGGIHAREWISPATATFLLHELITSEDPTVREIGTAYDWYFFPIVNPDGYRFTFTGDRLWRKNRKPYGLCRGVDLNRNFDSNWGGTGSSDDPCSYDFSGSDAFSEPESIALADFLRANIGPARIRTYIALHSYSQLLMFPYGHTAEKIPNYDDLQLITDRAIEALTAVNGTVYRGGSKHETIYPSSGGSIDWAYRPGGVPVSLTFELRGPPDSTDMFILPADQILPVGRETLAAFVAIVREAARLGYYDDSVKVIGAK, from the exons ATGTCTG GTGATGTAGCTGGGGATAGTGCCGCACGGTACGATCACTACCGGTTGTATCGTGTCGAGCTCGACACGGAGGATCATGTGGAGCTTTTTCAACAGCTGGAAGCAAAGAGTGATAGTTGCACGTTCTATGGACATGCACGGCAACCCGGCCAACAGCTCACGATAATGGTGTCCGCCAGCAAGGTGGCCGATTTTGAGGATCTTCTCGCGCTGCACGCAGTAAATGGCCGGTTGCTGGTACGCAACATGCAGCAGTTGATAGATCGTGAAGCGACCACGGTAAAACCGATCACAACGGATCCGGTCGAGTTGGATTGGCAGCATTACTATCAGCTGGAAACGATTTACGCATGGATGGATATGCTTTCGCGCCGATATCCTGAGTTTGTAAGCATAGTTGAAATTGGCAAGAGCTACGAAGGTCGCCCCATCAAGGGTGTAAAGCTTTCGCGCCGTCCGGACAATAAAGCGATCGTGGTGGAAGGTGGAATACATGCGCGGGAGTGGATTTCACCGGCAACTGCAACGTTTCTGCTGCACGAGCTAATCACGTCGGAGGATCCAACCGTACGGGAGATCGGTACCGCGTACGATTGGTATTTCTTCCCGATCGTCAACCCGGACGGTTATCGGTTTACCTTTACTGGGGATCGGCTTTGGCGTAAGAATCGCAAGCCGTACGGGCTGTGCCGGGGTGTCGATTTGAACCGTAACTTCGACAGCAACTGGGGCGGTACCGGGTCGAGTGACGATCCGTGCAGTTACGACTTTTCCGGCAGTGACGCATTCTCCGAACCGGAATCGATTGCGCTTGCGGATTTTCTGCGTGCAAACATTGGACCAGCCCGCATCCGGACGTACATTGCACTGCATTCGTACTCGCAGCTGCTCATGTTCCCGTACGGTCACACCGCGGAAAAGATCCCGAACTATGACGATCTGCAGCTGATCACGGATCGAGCGATCGAGGCACTGACGGCCGTGAACGGGACAGTGTACCGGGGCGGTAGTAAGCACGAAACCATCTACCCGTCCAGCGGTGGTTCGATCGATTGGGCGTACCGGCCCGGCGGCGTACCCGTGTCCCTGACGTTCGAGCTACGCGGACCACCGGACTCGACCGACATGTTCATCCTGCCGGCGGACCAGATACTGCCGGTCGGTCGGGAAACGCTCGCTGCCTTTGTAGCGATTGTGCGTGAAGCGGCACGGCTCGGTTACTACGACGACAGCGTGAAGGTGATTGgagcgaaataa